From one Rhodamnia argentea isolate NSW1041297 chromosome 1, ASM2092103v1, whole genome shotgun sequence genomic stretch:
- the LOC115747021 gene encoding LRR receptor-like serine/threonine-protein kinase HSL2 has product MATTHRRCRDLAAPRLLLCSWSLLCCCFFFLLPLAVSADGDYEILLRVKTSLLDDPDGQLADWAPNADRSACNWTGVDCHTQGRNRSVVSVDLSDLNLSGGFPYDFCRIRTLRNLSLANNNFYGALAAPPFSLCSHLQSLNLSSNIFVGELPDLSPGFADLRVLDLSFNNFSGDIPASFGRLPALSVLSLTEDLLNGTIPSFLGNLSELTRLEIGYNRFQPGPLPPEIGNLARLETLWLAASNLVGEIPGSIEKLTSLKDFDVSSNALSGKIPDAIAGMRSVVQIELYANNLSGELPEAIGNLSSLLRLDVSQNNLTGVLPEKIAALPFSSLNLNDNYFIGEIPQVLASNPNLQQLKIFNNSFTGNLPAGLGKNSDLVEFDVSSNDFTGELPENLCSRGKLQTIIVFDNRFTGSLPSSLASCDSLYNIRISNNGLSGEVPAGFWGLQAVWHLDMSYNKFEGVISPSISGPKGLASLLIAGNNFSGKIPAEICQLSNLTVVDTSKNRFGGELPTCITNLGNLQKLEMQGNLFTGPIPSSVRAWTDLTELNLSNNRLSGSIPAQLGDLPVLTYLDLSRNLLSGEIPVELTKLRLNRFNISHNKLYGKVPPGFDHDFFVSGLAGNPNLCSSDLKPFRKCTRGRPATFYVLIALAVCIVLLFSSLVWVVRTKLHWFGGKSRRLWKITTFQRVRFSNEIIDQLGDENLIGSGGSGQVYRIRLKTGQMVAVKRLRGGTQNPDTESVFNSEVETLGHIRHGNIVKLLFTCAAEESRLLVYEYMVNGSLGDVLHGLKSGGYLDWRQRFAIGLGSAQGLAYLHHDCVPAIVHRDVKSNNILLDEDFAPRVADFGLAKTLQQDAAAIGEGLMSRVAGSCGYIAPEYAYTLKVNEKSDVYSFGVLLLELITGKRPNDPSFGENKDIVKWVTEVALSTPEAEGDGNPDGGAGCCDGDLAQLVDPRLSPSSSEYEEIEKVLNIALACTCALPMNRPNMRRVVELLKDKKLVRSK; this is encoded by the exons ATGGCGACGACCCATCGGCGTTGTCGCGACCTCGCGGCCCCGAGACTCTTGCTCTGTTCTTGGTCCTTgctctgctgctgcttcttcttcttactGCCTCTGGCTGTCTCCGCCGACGGCGACTACGAGATCCTGCTCCGGGTCAAGACCTCCCTCCTCGACGACCCGGACGGCCAGCTCGCCGACTGGGCCCCCAACGCCGACCGCAGCGCCTGCAACTGGACCGGCGTCGACTGCCACACCCAGGGCCGGAACCGCTCCGTCGTCTCCGTCGACCTCTCGGACCTGAACCTCTCCGGTGGGTTCCCGTACGACTTCTGCCGGATCCGGACCCTCCGGAACCTCTCCCTCGCCAACAACAACTTCTACGGCGCCCTCGCGGCGCCGCCCTTCTCGCTCTGCTCGCACCTCCAGTCGCTCAACCTCTCCAGCAACATCTTCGTCGGCGAGCTGCCGGACCTCTCGCCGGGGTTCGCCGACCTCCGGGTTCTCGACCTCTCGTTCAACAACTTCTCCGGCGACATTCCGGCGAGCTTCGGCCGGTTGCCGGCGCTGAGTGTCCTCTCGCTGACCGAGGACTTGCTCAACGGCACGATACCTTCTTTCCTGGGCAATCTCAGCGAGTTGACTCGGCTTGAAATCGGTTACAACCGGTTCCAGCCGGGCCCTCTGCCTCCGGAGATTGGAAACCTGGCCAGGCTCGAGACTCTTTGGCTTGCGGCATCGAATCTCGTCGGGGAAATCCCGGGCTCGATCGAGAAGCTCACTTCTCTGAAGGACTTCGATGTGTCCAGCAATGCGCTGTCGGGGAAAATCCCCGATGCCATTGCCGGGATGCGAAGCGTCGTGCAGATTGAACTGTACGCCAACAACTTATCCGGGGAATTGCCGGAGGCGATCGGCAATTTGAGCTCTCTCCTCCGATTGGACGTCTCCCAGAACAATCTCACCGGCGTCCTGCCGGAGAAGATCGCTGCCCTGCCGTTCTCGTCCCTGAACCTAAATGACAACTACTTCATCGGCGAGATTCCCCAAGTTCTGGCGTCGAACCCTAATTTGCAGCAACTGAAGATCTTCAACAACTCTTTCACCGGGAACTTACCAGCCGGTTTGGGCAAGAACTCCGACTTGGTGGAGTTCGACGTCTCGAGCAACGATTTCACTGGAGAGCTGCCTGAGAATCTCTGTTCCAGAGGCAAGCTCCAGACCATCATCGTCTTCGACAATCGCTTCACAGGAAGCTTGCCGAGTTCGCTAGCCAGCTGCGATTCTCTCTACAACATCCGAATCAGCAACAACGGACTCTCCGGCGAAGTACCGGCCGGATTCTGGGGCCTCCAGGCAGTATGGCACCTTGACATGAGCTATAATAAGTTTGAAGGAGTGATTTCGCCATCGATTTCGGGGCCCAAGGGTCTGGCATCACTTCTAATCGCCGGCAACAACTTCTCTGGCAAGATTCCAGCGGAGATTTGCCAGCTCTCGAACCTCACCGTCGTCGACACGAGCAAAAACAGGTTTGGCGGCGAACTCCCGACGTGCATCACCAATTTGGGCAATTTGCAGAAGCTGGAGATGCAAGGCAATTTGTTCACCGGCCCGATACCGAGTTCAGTAAGGGCATGGACCGATTTGACTGAGTTGAACCTGTCGAACAACCGGTTATCTGGGAGCATACCGGCTCAATTAGGGGACTTGCCGGTGCTGACGTACTTGGACCTCTCTAGGAACTTGCTCTCCGGCGAGATTCCAGTGGAGTTGACCAAACTGAGGCTTAACAGGTTCAATATATCGCACAATAAGCTCTATGGCAAGGTACCTCCGGGCTTCGATCACGACTTCTTTGTTTCGGGTTTAGCGGGCAACCCGAACCTGTGCAGCTCGGATTTGAAGCCCTTCCGGAAGTGCACGAGAGGCCGGCCGGCCACTTTCTACGTGCTCATAGCTCTAGCCGTCTGCATCGTGCTCCTATTCTCGTCCCTCGTCTGGGTGGTCAGGACTAAGTTGCATTGGTTCGGAGGCAAATCGAGACGGTTGTGGAAAATAACCACGTTCCAGCGGGTCAGGTTTAGCAATGAGATCATCGATCAATTAGGAGACGAGAACTTGATTGGGTCCGGAGGATCGGGCCAGGTCTACCGGATTAGGCTCAAGACGGGCCAGATGGTGGCGGTCAAGAGGCTCCGGGGTGGGACCCAGAACCCGGACACCGAGTCCGTGTTCAATTCGGAGGTGGAGACGCTGGGTCACATCCGCCACGGCAACATAGTAAAGTTGCTGTTCACGTGCGCGGCGGAGGAGAGCCGGCTTTTGGTCTACGAGTACATGGTCAATGGGAGCCTGGGCGACGTGTTGCACGGGCTCAAGAGCGGAGGATACCTCGATTGGCGCCAGCGGTTCGCGATAGGACTGGGCTCGGCTCAGGGCCTAGCTTACCTGCACCACGACTGCGTGCCCGCCATCGTGCACCGGGACGTGAAGAGCAACAACATCCTATTGGATGAGGACTTCGCACCGCGGGTCGCCGATTTCGGGTTGGCGAAGACGTTGCAGCAGGACGCGGCGGCGATCGGGGAGGGCCTCATGTCGAGGGTGGCCGGGTCCTGTGGCTACATTGCGCCAG AGTACGCGTACACTTTGAAAGTGAACGAGAAGAGCGACGTCTACAGCTTCGGCGTGCTGCTCCTGGAGCTGATCACCGGGAAAAGGCCGAACGACCCTTCGTTCGGCGAGAACAAGGACATCGTGAAGTGGGTGACTGAGGTCGCGCTGTCGACCCCCGAGGCGGAAGGGGACGGAAATCCCGACGGTGGGGCCGGGTGCTGCGACGGCGATCTCGCGCAGCTCGTGGATCCGAGGTTGAGCCCGTCCTCGAGCGAGTATGAAGAGATCGAGAAGGTGTTGAACATAGCTCTCGCTTGCACTTGTGCGCTGCCGATGAACCGACCAAACATGAGGCGCGTGGTTGAGTTGCTCAAGGACAAAAAGTTGGTCCGTTCCAAATGA